The following coding sequences lie in one Arachis stenosperma cultivar V10309 chromosome 5, arast.V10309.gnm1.PFL2, whole genome shotgun sequence genomic window:
- the LOC130979520 gene encoding uncharacterized protein LOC130979520: MFVSLGCLLNLTGRSQRLLKGSMLIEFSTLCYSPHHIDIDFEMNSIPRSCGDVRSLRRQLMEEQEQALELIEMQRRRLAALQFAQNSLSISLHFCFSTNGMRTSEDHFNFNFHLQESFKNTHRKKYRV, translated from the exons ATGTTCGTGAGTCTCGGGTGCTTGTTAAACCTTACCGGGAGAAGTCAAAGGTTATTGAAAG GAAGTATGCTGATAGAATTCAGCACTCTGTGTTACTCACCTCACCACATAGACATAGATTTTGAAATGAACTCAA tTCCAAGAAGTTGTGGGGATGTTAGATCTCTTAGGAGACAACTGATGGAAGAGCAGGAGCAAGCGCTAGAACTAATAGAAATGCAAAGGAGACGTTTGGCAGCGTTGCAGTTTGCCcaaaattctctgtctatttCACTCCATTTTTGCTTCTCCACAAATGGAATGAGAACTTCAGAAG ATCATTTCAATTTCAACTTTCATCTTCAAGAATCTTTCAAAAACACACACAGAAAGAAATATAGAGTTTAA